One genomic region from Athalia rosae chromosome 3, iyAthRosa1.1, whole genome shotgun sequence encodes:
- the LOC105691870 gene encoding protein tramtrack, beta isoform isoform X4: MLADINGNLADLRSEAMASQRFCLRWNNHQSNLLSVFDQLLHDESFVDVTLAVEGQLLRAHKMVLSACSPYFQALFVGHPDKHPIVILKDVPYVDMRSLLDFMYRGEVSVDQDRLTAFLRVAESLRIKGLTEVNEDKCELPSITSSLFGSHNSVAPPPPNLHRINQAGSQHAVQKRYHQMSNHPLLGSALTAPKRKRGRPRKLSGSSDTPIDAKIDRDQQGSGGDLVQGSPEMMEMKMGLDFQSETNSTRNSEPTENGTDTPEPHTPKVKREPEPTPSTSAQAPDETFARPPSRQGSEGFQQEYGGDDSNAAESPSIRIDFERCFRKEYDATISGGKSESQRQQQQQQTSSSDNYDTATGAESSEHQKQSKDQLSSSSSAIYNLVAESEISQSDFESSFKVESERSEGSVRDFCVKEGDVYRCTVCHRTYTHISNFCRHYVTSHKPNVKYYPCPVCFKEFTRKDNMVAHVKIIHSFKPQLNLTTSGGTGQQR, encoded by the exons ATGTTAGCTGACATTAACGGGAACTTGGCGGATCTGAGAAGCGAAGCGATGGCGTCGCAGAGGTTCTGTCTACGATGGAATAACCACCAGAGTAATTTGCTGTCAGTTTTTGATCAACTCTTGCACGACGAGTCCTTCGTCGACGTTACACTCGCCGTTGAGGGACAACTACTCAGGGCGCACAAAATGGTTCTGTCCGCGTGCAGCCCCTACTTTCAG GCTCTGTTCGTCGGTCACCCGGACAAGCACCCGATAGTCATATTGAAGGACGTACCTTACGTCGACATGAGGAGTCTCCTCGATTTCATGTACCGGGGTGAAGTTAGCGTTGATCAAGATCGTCTGACGGCATTTTTGAGGGTAGCTGAGTCGCTGAGGATCAAGGGACTCACGGAAGTGAACGAGGACAAATGTGAATTACCGAGTATAACGTCCTCGCTGTTCGGCAGTCACAATTCCGTGGCACCCCCGCCTCCGAATCTTCACAGGATAAATCAAGCCGGTTCACAACACGCCGTACAAAAAAGGTATCATCAGATGTCCAATCACCCTCTTTTAGGATCCGCTTTGACGgcgccaaaaagaaaaaggggaagaCCAAGGAAACTCAGCGGATCGTCCGATACCCCGATCGACGCTAAGATAGACCGAGATCAGCAGGGCTCAGGGGGTGACCTTGTCCAAGGATCACCTGAAatgatggaaatgaaaatgggaCTCGATTTTCAAAGCGAAACAAACAGCACGAGAAACAGCGAACCTACGGAAAATGGTACAGATACGCCCGAGCCACACACGCCCAAGGTCAAAAGGGAACCGGAACCGACGCCCAGCACATCGGCGCAAG ccCCAGACGAGACGTTCGCTAGGCCGCCAAGTAGACAGGGGAGCGAGGGTTTTCAGCAAG AATACGGTGGTGACGATTCAAATGCTGCGGAATCACCATCGATTCGTATAGACTTCGAGCGTTGCTTCCGTAAGGAATACGACGCGACGATAAGTGGTGGAAAGTCTGAAAGTCAACgtcaacaacagcagcaacaaacAAGTTCATCGGATAATTACGATACTGCTACAGGAGCAGAATCATCCGAGCACCAAAAACAATCCAAAGATCAGctaagcagcagcagcagtgcCATATACAACCTAGTTGCCGAATCAGAAATAAGTCAGAGCGATTTTGAAAGTTCATTTAAGGTCGAAAGCGAACGTTCGGAGGGTTCTGTACGTGATTTTTGCGTAAAAGAAGGGGACGTTTACAGATGTACCGTATGTCATAGGACCTATACACACATAAGTAACTTCTGTAGACACTACGTAACATCGCACAAGCCGAACGTTAAATATTATCCTTGTCCCGTATGCTTCAAAGAATTTACTAGAAAGGACAACATGGTTGCTCACGTTAAAATTATACATAGTTTCAAACCACAATTAAACCTCACGACCTCGGGGGGAACTGGACAACAGCGGTAG
- the LOC105691870 gene encoding protein tramtrack, alpha isoform isoform X2, whose protein sequence is MLADINGNLADLRSEAMASQRFCLRWNNHQSNLLSVFDQLLHDESFVDVTLAVEGQLLRAHKMVLSACSPYFQALFVGHPDKHPIVILKDVPYVDMRSLLDFMYRGEVSVDQDRLTAFLRVAESLRIKGLTEVNEDKCELPSITSSLFGSHNSVAPPPPNLHRINQAGSQHAVQKRYHQMSNHPLLGSALTAPKRKRGRPRKLSGSSDTPIDAKIDRDQQGSGGDLVQGSPEMMEMKMGLDFQSETNSTRNSEPTENGTDTPEPHTPKVKREPEPTPSTSAQAPDETFARPPSRQGSEGFQQESTSSSVKSDAGDSTSKDNKSGVQQTSSSNATGSSPAASTPNSGGQWDTPTTGSGGGGATGGGGGGGGGGTTPVSQTSTTPMSAPPVRQVAKRRMRRRANSQCQDPAEQLTEMSVRGLNLFRYASISEGVYQCTECAKLDIQKTFKNKYSFQRHAFLYHEGHQRKVFPCPVCGKEFSRPDKMKNHMKTVHDCFMPKDCVVPFGFYLQP, encoded by the exons ATGTTAGCTGACATTAACGGGAACTTGGCGGATCTGAGAAGCGAAGCGATGGCGTCGCAGAGGTTCTGTCTACGATGGAATAACCACCAGAGTAATTTGCTGTCAGTTTTTGATCAACTCTTGCACGACGAGTCCTTCGTCGACGTTACACTCGCCGTTGAGGGACAACTACTCAGGGCGCACAAAATGGTTCTGTCCGCGTGCAGCCCCTACTTTCAG GCTCTGTTCGTCGGTCACCCGGACAAGCACCCGATAGTCATATTGAAGGACGTACCTTACGTCGACATGAGGAGTCTCCTCGATTTCATGTACCGGGGTGAAGTTAGCGTTGATCAAGATCGTCTGACGGCATTTTTGAGGGTAGCTGAGTCGCTGAGGATCAAGGGACTCACGGAAGTGAACGAGGACAAATGTGAATTACCGAGTATAACGTCCTCGCTGTTCGGCAGTCACAATTCCGTGGCACCCCCGCCTCCGAATCTTCACAGGATAAATCAAGCCGGTTCACAACACGCCGTACAAAAAAGGTATCATCAGATGTCCAATCACCCTCTTTTAGGATCCGCTTTGACGgcgccaaaaagaaaaaggggaagaCCAAGGAAACTCAGCGGATCGTCCGATACCCCGATCGACGCTAAGATAGACCGAGATCAGCAGGGCTCAGGGGGTGACCTTGTCCAAGGATCACCTGAAatgatggaaatgaaaatgggaCTCGATTTTCAAAGCGAAACAAACAGCACGAGAAACAGCGAACCTACGGAAAATGGTACAGATACGCCCGAGCCACACACGCCCAAGGTCAAAAGGGAACCGGAACCGACGCCCAGCACATCGGCGCAAG ccCCAGACGAGACGTTCGCTAGGCCGCCAAGTAGACAGGGGAGCGAGGGTTTTCAGCAAG agtcaacgtcgtcgtcggtaaAATCTGACGCTGGTGATTCAACGTCCAAGGACAATAAATCGGGTGTACAACAAACGTCTTCGTCAAATGCTACGGGAAGTAGTCCAGCAGCATCAACACCAAATTCTGGTGGCCAATGGGATACGCCGACAACGGGTAGTGGCGGCGGAGGAGCgacgggagggggaggaggtggagggggagggggaacgACTCCCGTCAGTCAAACGAGTACCACCCCTATGTCTGCACCACCCGTTAGACAAGTTGCCAAACGTAGAATGCGAAGACGCGCCAATTCCCAATGTCAAGATCCAGCTGAACAACTTACCGAAATGTCTGTACGcggtttaaatttatttagatATGCATCGATATCGGAAGGTGTATATCAGTGCACCGAATGTGCTAAACTTGATATACAAAAAACATTTAAAAACAAGTATTCTTTCCAACGGCACGCATTTTTATACCACGAAGGACATCAGAGAAAAGTATTCCCATGTCCTGTGTGCGGTAAAGAATTCTCCCGACctgacaaaatgaaaaatcatatgAAAACCGTACACGATTGTTTTATGCCTAAAGATTGCGTTGTGCCCTTTGGATTTTATCTACAACCTTAG